The genomic DNA tgattgcaTGGCACAATCGATTGCAACGTAGACCTTccctatttttttcctaacaaCTTCTACACCCTCCCTCCcattattctctctctctctctctctctttcctctctctcatGATCTGATCCCTCATGTTTTGAGGCTCTCGCCTGCTCTTACTGTAGTCACTTTATAATTCTCatttaaaagaattaatttcattaattaatatttttaattaatgaaaatactTTTGAATTGATATGAATAATCTATAAACATGctagaaaattaagaaaataattatatttttttagagaTTATAAAAGGATAAGGAAAAAAGAGTTATGAGAGGTCATGCATAGCATGGGAAAATATCTTGCATGAATAATTGTTGAGCCTAGTGGCAGATCCAAGACTTGAAGTTCATTGGGTGCAAATGCAATCAACGATCTCTAGTTGTTTTTGAATCACattatcaaataatttttatataacatatataagaAGAATGAGCGAAAACTTGAAATcttcatatatctatatatatatatatatagaagggTAAATGACATCCCGTATCCTAAcgttaacattttttttttcagttttattttatacttcataaaacatgcaacaCACCCCAACCTTTAGGTTCAGGTTTCAAATCTATGTCGTTGTTAAAATCCATTCATTTTTTACTGAAAATCTGACGTGACGTATAACGACACTGATGTGGACACATTGTGGGCCCTTTCTATATTGGCTAAGTTGAAGAATTCATCGGGCCAACTTCGAGCTGATGACCGTTCTCATCGCTCAAGCCATCGATTTGAGAGTTCTTGGATGCTAAGGAAACCTCATATACAAGACTACATGTTAAGAGCGAGTTTGGagtctaaaaaaaaaaatgagtcaAAAAATGCCGTAAAATTGGTTTTCATTATGAAAGTTTGAAATTTCGGAGAGTTGTATCTCTTAAACCGTACAATAAAATTACGAGCTGTCAATTGATGTAGCTTCCTTGCGACATGGGGAATCTGACCATGTGAATTTTTCTGATCTAGAACGACTCTAATGGAATTCGCCATTAAAGAAGAATTCATCGGGTGAAATTCGAACTTACATTTCTCATCGCTCGGGCCACCACTTTGTAAGTTATTGGATGTTATGAAAAGCTCATATATAGGATTATAGGTTAGAAGTAAGTTGTGAGTCAGAAAACAAAGAATGGAGctatgaaaatgttgttgaaACTCGGTTTTCATAATTtaagtttgaaaattcggaGAGTTGTATCTTTCAAACCATACAACGAAATTACGATGGACTCTGATTAGGTAAATTGTTTGgaataaaaatgattttgatgGAATTCGCCATTAATGAGCTCTCGAGTTTTCTCTTTGATATAATGGTGAATTCCATTAGAGTGACACTCAATCATAAAAATTCACATAGTCAGATTACTCTAGTTGCAAGGAAGCTACAACAATTGACGGCTTGTAATTTCGTTCTACGTTTTGAGATATATAACTCTCTGAAGTTTCAAACTTGCATACCAAAAACCAATTTTAACGATCTTTTTATGGctcattttttcattttttgactCGAAACTCACTTCTAACATGAAGTCCTATATTTGAGGTTTCCACGTCAACACTGTTACATACTACCTCAGATTTTCCATCGAAAATGGATGGATTTAAtagcgggatagatttgaaatccGAACCTAAAAGTTAGGGTGTGCCGCATGGTTTATAAAGTATGTGATAAAACAGAGAAAAAGTGCAAACATTAGGATATAAGTTGTGATTTACCCTATATAGAATCGAAAGGTATTTTTGTCTTCCACGGGATGTGAAAAAATATTGTGGAATATCTTTTGTATTTAGACCTAAATTTTAcaggttttctttttctcatatGTATAACAGTGCGAGGGAAAAAAGTGGGTTTAAATTGCGTTTTATaccacattttcttttttactgtCTCCAAAGCAATGGAATTATTTTGAGTTGTCTTATCTGAGTGTCTAGTCACATCctcttgcttttttttttttttatactggTCCAGTATAATGTCATCTGATAGGTGCAAAGTTGATGTTCATTCCCAGACTTCAGTTGATGATCGTgtgggctttttttttttctttatctgGGATCAGTGAGTGAGTTAAAATGAATAGTAAAGAAATGAGTTGTAATTTGCCGTGTTTATGGTCCGCGGGATCTGGACCTGACCTATATAGCGTGGCTTCGGATAATCCAAATGTTGTTTGTTTTACCAAATAATAAATTGTTAAATTTGGGAAAgtataaaattgaattattattattaaaaaaaaaccacagTACAATTGACTCTTGAGATTtggttattattttttacaaaatatgtCTTGCGTTTAAACAACTATTTTGAGTGTTTCAGGATCGATTGAGACTTTTTAAATAAAGGAAGTGAGTATATCATGTCTATCGATCTCTTTGTTCGGTTGGTTCCATTCAATCAAAACAGGCATGTAAAGAAACCAAGATGAGCCCTAGTCTACGCAACCTATTTAACATGTGATTGTACGTAGCAGTAAATCTCTGTGAATTGCAATATGAgaccatttatatatatatatatatatatatatatataattaatagaaatatcGGCAATCAATaaagaattaaattaatatggaAAAACGCACACAAGTTCTAGTATCACTTTTGATACTATTGAAGGTGAAGGGGTGTCAATTGTCCCCATTACTACGTGTGCATGGATCCTTCCCTAATTGAATCGCATGGATACCTATTGTTCATTTgaatattatgaataataataaaatattaattgattcCGACTCCATAGGCGACGAGTCAAATGAAAGTAAATAGATTTGAATTCTTATTcaaaccaaataaaaaaagtgttattttgttttctattACATCTGATTTTACGTCATTTCATTCCCAATTGCTTTACTGTTTTCATACCTCAAACCAAACGGGTGCTTAATCCTATtgagttttcttttcttatattatcTACAGTTATAAAGATCGAAAAACACCTTTCATCTTACTTTtagtttccatttttttctcataacagtataaatttattaattaaccACTTTTGCATTTATGACATGATGGTAATATTTGAGATAAAACAATTACCCATTCTCTCTAAGTTTTCTCcctccttctctctccctTCCTTTTCTCTCCTTATTTGTGgtgccttttttcttttttatattattaatttttttcatttttataaattattattacaatctTCGTTTTGCCAAAAACAatttaatatcaaattacTGTGACATTAACATATTCTTTATTATcatctttttaatttatccGTGCGTAGTGCAGGTGCGCTCGATCCAATTTTGATTAGTGAATGTGTAAAAGTGGTGGcgatatatataaacaagTGTAAGAGTGCCCCTTAATAAGTTAGTGCCCACCAAATTATACTcgaacattttttttcacagTATACAATAAATACTCATAAAATAAAgttcaaattaatattcagcATTGATATAGCATTTACTTCACAAAATAAATACTCATAAAATAAAGCTTAAATTAATATTCTGcatttaatatataaactaaCAGGGAACAACCTGAAATGATAGCAAGTCTTCTATGCTCTGCCTCTGCTCATTCTCCTCTCATTCTTGTTTTCAGTTTGGCCACCTTCAATGATACTGCCACATAAATCTTGTTTGCGATTTCTTCGGTGAATGTAAAGTAGGCAGCTCTCCAGCTCTTTTTGAATACCAGAATCCCGATTGCTCCCCAGAATCCAGTCGCAAACCCGAGCATTACAACTCCATAAAATGTCACCTTATCCAACGGATCTGAGCCACCCATGTTTTCCCTGCTCGGGGTCTTTGGAGGCGTGGGTGCCTCCTCCTGACCCGGGCACTTATTTAAAAGTGGATCGCCACAGAGTAAAGGATTCCCCGAATATATAGAATGATCGGACACATAAAGAGAATCTAGCTGACTGCTCTTTGGAATTTTACCTGCGAGGTTGTTGTCCGACAGGTTTAGGTGGCTTAACATTGTCAGAAGAGATATGCTCGGTGGAATTTCCCCTGAAAGTTGGTTCCCCGAGAAGTCGAGCGACTCCAGCCACTTCATGTCCCCAATCTTTTCCGGGATATTCCCTGAGAGAAGGTTGTGGGATAGATTCAAACTGTTCAATAAGGTTAGCAATGTCAGCTCGTGTGGAATCGGCCCGGAAAAGTTATTGCTTGAGAGGTCCAAAGAGAACATGAACTTCAGGTTTGTGGTGTATTCAAGCTCTCTTCCTTTCACAACCTCCGCCACTGGTTGTTGATCCCAATGGATCGAAGGGGGGGCCGGGGCAGAAAGTGCATATTGAGAATCATTCAGTTCAGGCGAGGATGAACGATGAGACATGCCAATCAGGGAGCCAAAGCAACGTGGAATTGTTCCATGCAGGTTGTTACCTGCCAAGTCTAAAATCTGCAATTGGAACAATGAGCACAAATGCATGGGAAGAGTTCCAGTGAAATGATTCTCTCGAAGTCTAAGAGTTCGTAATGACTGAACTTCCCGCCCGATCCATGCAGGTAAAACTCCGGATAGCTTATTCTCTCCAAGATCCAACATCTCCAATCCCAACAGGTTTCTAAAGGAATCTGGGACTTCTCCATGGAGACTATTGTTGTTCAGGTGTAAAGAGCTGACGACAAGATTTCCAATGGAACTCGGAATAACTCCAGACAGTCTATTGGATGAAAAGTTTATGATAGACGGCAAAGTTGCATTCCCCCAACAGTTGGGGATCCAGCCTGATAGCTTGTTTCTCGAAAGGTCCAAAGAACGTACAGACCTTAACTTACACAATGAAGCCGGTATTGGGCCGGTTAAATGGTTATCACTGAGAAACAAATTATACACTTCCAGATTTTCACCAATACTTGGTGGAATCGATCCTGAGATCAGGTTGTAGGAGAGATCCAATAACCCCATTGTTGAAGAGAAGTTCCAAAGTTTCCCTGAGATGAAGCTAGAAGTTGCATTCCCCCAACAGTTGGGGATCCAGCCTGATAGCTTGTTTCTCGAAAGGTCCAAAGAAATTACCGACCTTAACTGACACAATGAAGCCGGTATTGGGCCGGTTAGAAGGTTATCACTGAGAAACAAAAATTCCACTTCGAGATTTTCACCAATACTTGGTGGAATCGATCCTGAGATCAGGTTGTAGGAGAGATCCAATCTCGCCATTGTTGAAGAGAAGTTAAGAATTCTCCCTGAGATGAAGTTATTGGATAGATCTAATGTCCTCAATTTCAGTTCAGTTGCCAACCACTGCGGCATCTCCCCGGAAATGGAGGCATTGGACAGATATAGTGTATGGGCATCCTTTTGTGATCTAATCCACTGCGGGAATTCTGTTCCGAATCTGCAAGATCTCATCATGATGAAATTGAGTCGAAATGGAGGAGCCCAGTCAGAGTCCAACTTGACAGTCAAATGGTTGTAGCCGATGTCTAGGTACTTCAATCCCAAGAGATTCGTGAAATGCAATTCGGAAACCGTGCCTTCCAATGAGTTATAAGAAAGACCCAAGAATTCGAGCCTTGAAAGTTGTCCCAAACCCTCAGGAATAATGCCCGTGAAACGATTGCTTCTCAGGCTCAAGAACTCGAGGCCAAATGCACAGATTCCACTGGAATTTCTACTGATCTCCCCTTGAAGTTGGTTGCCTTCCAAATTCAAGAACCGCAGGCGGCATTTGTCTCTAATGAAAAACGAAAACCCTCCTTCAATGCTGTCAAGCTGATTACCCTCAAGATTGAGATGGACCAAGCCGTTAAGATCGCTGAACCAAATAGGAATGGAACAGTTTAGATCGTTGCCGTGGAGATCGAGATGTCTGATAGATGTCATATTCCGCAAGAAAGTAGGAACGGGGCcttgaagaaaattaaatgagaGGTCGAGGTATTGGAGTCTGGCGAGAAAGCTAGAGTTGAAGAGACCAGGGGATATACTGAATGCGCCGGGCGAGAAACAAGAGCTCATTGCCAAGTGCGATAGGGAAGGAAGCGTGTTGAGTACCTGCATCAGATCTCGTGCTTTTCTAGCAGGTACACCACTCAAGTCGAGGTACTTTAAGGCCACGAGACGAGAAATCCAGTGCGAATGGGCCAGGAGTAAACCATAATTGGGCCAGAGGGCTTGGAGATCGAGGACCTCTAAGCTGGTGAGATTTCCCAAGTGGGGAGGAACCGCTCCGTGAAAACCAACGTTCGAGAGGTTCAAGTAGCTCAGGTGTTTCATCGAACCTATGAATGCAGGGATAGGAGTGCTGCCAAGTATGCGAAGGCCGCTGAGGTCGAGGTGGTTCAGGTACCTCAGCCTCAGGAGGGAAGGGCTTAGCTCTGAGGCGTGGACTACTGGATCTGATGGTAGCGGGAGTCCCCATGGTGAAGGGAAGGCCCACGCCTGTAAAAAAGGGTCGTTTTTTACCTGTGTTACCTGGGGGAGTATTTCGAGCCTGATGACGTGTCCGGTGGCTCTATCGCAGCTCAGTCCTTCCCAGTCGCAGCAATCTTCTCCTTCCCAGGAGCGGAGGAAGCCATTCGATGAGTTCGACTCCTCAAGACTTTGCTTGAATTCGAGCAGCGCATCTCTTTCTTCTCGTCTGCACGACAGTGCAACTGAATTTCCATAGGAACAACGCCATGAGCTGCCTATGAGGAGCAGCAGCACACAGAATATCACGAAACCCGGGACTTGATGATATCTTCCCATGATCACGGTGCGGAGCCGATTGTGGAGATGTCTTCTATGGATAGACTCTGCCTCTTCTCGGCCACTTATCACACTATAATCATCCATAAACTTGGCTACTGGATGTAGTCAGTCCACGGGATCAAGTCAACATGACTAATGACATCCTCCCAGAACTTATCTTGAAACGTCGGGGTCCATATGACACGGGACTCAGGCATCCTCCCGAAAGCGCTCCTTCCTCGAAATTCTGCCAACTTTCCTGCTCTCTTCAATTTTCCATTATTCGGGCAATTTTGTGCCAAGAGTAGTCTATTTCTTTTCAACTAGATGAAAACTCATGCGTGAGTGACATGTGAAATGCttctaattttttcaattaaaatgattATGTGATAGTATTATATTGATAGTAATCATATTACGTTGTCATAATTTAGTTTGTGTTGATGAgtattatttttattccgCCAAAGTGACAACAAATAAGTTTAATATAGGTCGATCGCCCCTCCACAACCTTATATGACTGTTTTTGTAACATCCCgacaatttttttcaatatacatatttatagatttcatctattattttattaaattgaaaattttatataccTGTACACACGTGTATGTGTGGGtagtttaatttgattttatgataACCTCATATTCCTTATCTTtatcaatttaaataaattaataatttttttatgtgtacTTATTTGCAAGATAAGctttaatttaactttccATGTGTTGAATTCTCCTTCACCCTTGCCTTTCCACATTCCAACCCAATTTCATCTCGattcatttccttttttccacCGCCATTCTACTTCAATACCGCACGGCCAAATGCGGTCAAATCCAAATCAATTTCATCCATTTCCACCGCCTTCTCTTCCCTTTAAATGGCCTCATGAACTCTTCTTTGTCATTTAAATTTCCACGGCCAAAACCATTaattacagagagagagagagagagagaggccaTGAGGAACTTAGGGAGAATATTGAGGGAAAAATATGAGgaaaattctagaaaatagaaaacattTGGTTTTTGATGTTTAAGGTTCGGGAGATTTGCCAAGGTGAGTAACCTATTCTTAAACTAGTacttttattatcattatgtCGGTATTTTTAGAATTGCATTATCATGATTATGTTAATGTCACAAatcatgcatatatttttatataatcgaTTATGATATTTAGAAATGAGAAATGAGGTATTGAGTTTGGTAAATGAGATTGATGGGAGTCGGTAAGTCATATGGCGCCTTGAGCCAGTCATAAGCCGAGCAGTAGGAAAGGACTTCCTAGAGCAGAGAGGCTGCCAGTGTGGAGCTGCCACTGTGGTCGGGAGTTGGAAATGGGCACATGGATTATCTGAGTTCTGAAAGTCTCGATGACATTTGTATGATATTATTAAATCGTGCTATGATCCGGCTAGTTTAGGTTGTGGTTACTCATTGGGCGTCAAGTTCACCCCCCAAATATATTATCAGTGTTTTTCAGGTTAAAAGTGGCGGTGGATCGTAGCATTTTATCGGAAT from Punica granatum isolate Tunisia-2019 chromosome 2, ASM765513v2, whole genome shotgun sequence includes the following:
- the LOC116197784 gene encoding receptor-like protein EIX2, which encodes MDDYSVISGREEAESIHRRHLHNRLRTVIMGRYHQVPGFVIFCVLLLLIGSSWRCSYGNSVALSCRREERDALLEFKQSLEESNSSNGFLRSWEGEDCCDWEGLSCDRATGHVIRLEILPQVTQVKNDPFLQAWAFPSPWGLPLPSDPVVHASELSPSLLRLRYLNHLDLSGLRILGSTPIPAFIGSMKHLSYLNLSNVGFHGAVPPHLGNLTSLEVLDLQALWPNYGLLLAHSHWISRLVALKYLDLSGVPARKARDLMQVLNTLPSLSHLAMSSCFSPGAFSISPGLFNSSFLARLQYLDLSFNFLQGPVPTFLRNMTSIRHLDLHGNDLNCSIPIWFSDLNGLVHLNLEGNQLDSIEGGFSFFIRDKCRLRFLNLEGNQLQGEISRNSSGICAFGLEFLSLRSNRFTGIIPEGLGQLSRLEFLGLSYNSLEGTVSELHFTNLLGLKYLDIGYNHLTVKLDSDWAPPFRLNFIMMRSCRFGTEFPQWIRSQKDAHTLYLSNASISGEMPQWLATELKLRTLDLSNNFISGRILNFSSTMARLDLSYNLISGSIPPSIGENLEVEFLFLSDNLLTGPIPASLCQLRSVISLDLSRNKLSGWIPNCWGNATSSFISGKLWNFSSTMGLLDLSYNLISGSIPPSIGENLEVYNLFLSDNHLTGPIPASLCKLRSVRSLDLSRNKLSGWIPNCWGNATLPSIINFSSNRLSGVIPSSIGNLVVSSLHLNNNSLHGEVPDSFRNLLGLEMLDLGENKLSGVLPAWIGREVQSLRTLRLRENHFTGTLPMHLCSLFQLQILDLAGNNLHGTIPRCFGSLIGMSHRSSSPELNDSQYALSAPAPPSIHWDQQPVAEVVKGRELEYTTNLKFMFSLDLSSNNFSGPIPHELTLLTLLNSLNLSHNLLSGNIPEKIGDMKWLESLDFSGNQLSGEIPPSISLLTMLSHLNLSDNNLAGKIPKSSQLDSLYVSDHSIYSGNPLLCGDPLLNKCPGQEEAPTPPKTPSRENMGGSDPLDKVTFYGVVMLGFATGFWGAIGILVFKKSWRAAYFTFTEEIANKIYVAVSLKVAKLKTRMRGE